A stretch of the Arthrobacter sp. PAMC 25486 genome encodes the following:
- a CDS encoding site-specific integrase, which produces MSAQEWLDEVTASMVAGTYVDPKNAKLTVGEWCDIWLKGYANNRPSSVRQARTHVKRIEAAFGNRVLSSVRPSEVKAWTARLKAEGLADSTIYALHARLSHIYSDAVHDGLLPKSPLSRRTSPPMGKQRPYVATTEQVWALFDAMDAWTRPGILLGAFAGLRVAEAVALRVEDVDFMRGVISPAIQYPEEPLKSETSKTPVPIPQELAVMLNRNPSILGAETIIAAEHGRPMAPYTFETRFREARVMIDGLPEGFRFHDLRHYFASLLISEGLDVKVVQARLRHASAKTTLDTYSHMWPDKDEASRTAVAGVLAARKQSLSGQGEKSGT; this is translated from the coding sequence ATGAGTGCGCAAGAGTGGTTGGATGAAGTCACCGCGTCGATGGTCGCCGGCACCTATGTTGATCCGAAGAACGCGAAGCTGACAGTGGGGGAGTGGTGTGACATATGGCTGAAGGGATACGCGAACAACCGCCCATCGTCAGTGCGGCAGGCGCGAACCCATGTGAAGCGCATTGAGGCAGCATTCGGGAATCGGGTGTTGAGTAGTGTGCGCCCATCCGAGGTGAAAGCCTGGACGGCGAGACTCAAGGCCGAAGGTCTTGCAGACTCCACCATCTACGCACTGCATGCCCGACTGTCGCACATCTATTCCGATGCAGTTCACGACGGCCTTCTACCCAAGTCGCCACTAAGTAGGCGCACGTCGCCGCCAATGGGAAAGCAACGCCCCTACGTGGCCACCACGGAGCAAGTGTGGGCGCTCTTTGACGCTATGGACGCATGGACTCGGCCGGGCATCCTCCTGGGTGCGTTCGCCGGACTCCGCGTTGCAGAGGCAGTCGCGCTCCGGGTTGAAGATGTGGACTTCATGCGAGGCGTCATCTCACCCGCCATCCAATACCCGGAAGAGCCGCTCAAGTCCGAGACGTCAAAGACGCCTGTCCCCATCCCACAGGAACTGGCTGTGATGCTGAATCGCAACCCTTCGATCCTCGGCGCCGAAACGATCATTGCGGCTGAACACGGCAGGCCGATGGCACCCTACACGTTTGAAACGCGATTCCGTGAAGCTCGAGTGATGATCGATGGACTACCTGAGGGTTTCCGCTTCCACGACCTCCGCCACTACTTCGCGTCACTGCTCATCTCCGAGGGGCTCGATGTGAAGGTTGTCCAAGCGAGGCTGCGGCACGCATCAGCCAAGACGACTCTGGACACGTACAGCCACATGTGGCCGGACAAAGACGAAGCCTCGCGGACAGCCGTGGCCGGCGTCCTCGCTGCCCGCAAACAGTCCCTCAGCGGACAGGGCGAGAAGTCTGGGACATGA
- the glnA gene encoding type I glutamate--ammonia ligase, whose product MFKNAEEVLQFIKDEDIKFVDIRFTDLPGVQQHFNVPAKTVDLDFFVNGQLFDGSSIRGFQGIAESDMQLIPDPKTAFVDTFRLEKTLALNFSIVNPRTGDPYHRDPRGVAEKAEAYLESTGIADTAFFGAEAEFFVFDNVQYESSAKGSFYKIDSEEAYWNTGRKEEGGNLGYKTPQKGGYFPVAPIDHQADLRDAMCLEMDAAGLEVERSHHEVGAAGQAEINYKFNTLVHAADDLQKFKYVVKNTAWAWGKSVTFMPKPVFGDNGSGMHCHQSLWSNGDPLFYDEKGYAGLSDMARWYIGGLLKHADAVLAFTNPTVNSYRRLVKGFEAPVNMVYSQGNRSAGIRIPITGSNPKAKRLEFRAPDPSSNPYLAFSAQLMAGLDGIKNRIEPPAPIDKDLYELPPEEAKDIPKAPESLEEALIALENDNDFLQAGGVFTQDLIDTWIDYKREYEIKPLQLRPNPYEFELYYGC is encoded by the coding sequence ATGTTCAAGAACGCGGAAGAAGTCCTCCAGTTCATCAAAGACGAAGACATTAAGTTCGTCGATATTCGATTCACCGATCTCCCCGGCGTCCAGCAGCACTTCAATGTGCCCGCCAAGACCGTTGACCTTGACTTCTTTGTCAACGGCCAACTGTTTGACGGCTCCTCCATCCGCGGCTTCCAGGGCATCGCCGAATCAGACATGCAGCTGATACCGGATCCCAAGACCGCTTTCGTTGACACGTTCCGCCTGGAGAAGACACTGGCGTTGAACTTTTCGATTGTGAACCCGCGCACGGGCGATCCGTACCACCGTGACCCGCGCGGCGTGGCCGAAAAGGCCGAGGCCTACCTGGAGTCAACAGGCATTGCCGACACCGCGTTCTTTGGTGCCGAAGCCGAGTTCTTTGTCTTTGACAACGTCCAGTACGAGTCCTCCGCGAAGGGTTCCTTCTACAAGATCGACTCCGAAGAGGCGTACTGGAACACGGGCCGCAAGGAAGAAGGTGGCAACCTCGGCTACAAGACCCCCCAGAAGGGTGGCTACTTCCCCGTTGCCCCGATCGACCACCAGGCTGACCTGCGCGATGCGATGTGCCTTGAAATGGATGCGGCCGGCCTTGAGGTTGAGCGCTCCCACCATGAAGTTGGCGCCGCCGGCCAGGCCGAGATCAACTACAAATTCAACACCCTGGTCCACGCTGCCGATGACCTGCAGAAGTTCAAGTACGTCGTCAAGAACACCGCCTGGGCCTGGGGCAAATCCGTCACGTTCATGCCCAAGCCCGTCTTTGGCGACAACGGATCCGGCATGCACTGCCACCAGTCGCTGTGGAGCAACGGCGACCCGCTGTTCTACGACGAGAAGGGCTACGCCGGCCTGTCCGACATGGCCCGCTGGTACATTGGCGGCCTCCTCAAGCACGCCGACGCCGTCCTGGCCTTCACCAACCCCACCGTGAACTCGTACCGCCGCCTCGTCAAGGGCTTCGAAGCCCCGGTCAACATGGTTTACTCGCAGGGCAACCGCTCCGCCGGCATCCGCATCCCGATCACGGGCTCCAACCCGAAGGCCAAGCGCCTCGAGTTCCGTGCACCGGACCCCTCCTCCAACCCTTACCTGGCCTTCTCCGCCCAGCTGATGGCCGGCCTTGACGGCATCAAGAACCGGATCGAACCACCGGCACCCATCGACAAGGACCTGTACGAGCTGCCCCCGGAGGAAGCCAAGGACATCCCCAAGGCCCCCGAGTCGCTCGAAGAGGCCCTGATTGCACTGGAGAACGACAACGACTTCCTCCAGGCCGGCGGGGTCTTCACCCAGGACCTGATCGACACCTGGATCGACTACAAGCGCGAATACGAGATCAAGCCGCTGCAGCTGCGCCCGAACCCGTATGAGTTTGAGCTCTACTACGGCTGCTAG
- a CDS encoding RDD family protein has translation MVNRKDIGSWLSGPDTSNISKFPGERLGQPESGRGSMARAGRRILAICIDWGLSYLIAIAFFDANPNAILAIFAAEQMLLVGLLGYSVGHRIMGIEVVRLDGRQPSLLDGVIRAVLLCLVIPVIIVDADHRGLHDRAIKSILIRR, from the coding sequence GTGGTAAATCGTAAAGACATCGGTTCTTGGCTCAGCGGCCCGGACACTTCCAATATATCCAAATTTCCGGGCGAGCGTTTGGGTCAGCCCGAATCCGGCCGCGGATCCATGGCCCGAGCCGGCCGGCGCATCCTTGCCATCTGCATCGACTGGGGCCTGTCGTACCTGATCGCGATCGCCTTTTTTGACGCCAACCCGAACGCCATCCTTGCCATCTTTGCCGCCGAGCAAATGCTCCTGGTGGGCCTGCTCGGCTACAGCGTGGGCCACCGGATCATGGGCATCGAGGTGGTGCGGCTCGACGGCCGCCAGCCCAGCCTGCTCGACGGCGTGATCCGCGCCGTGCTGCTCTGCCTGGTGATCCCGGTCATCATCGTCGACGCCGACCACCGCGGCCTCCACGACAGGGCCATCAAGTCGATCCTGATCCGCCGCTAA
- a CDS encoding DUF4191 domain-containing protein, which produces MAKTDSTSSNADETKRSLFARKPKADKPKKNKKPSRIKQMVDIFKMTRKSDPMITWLMIGAFLLPIAVGLGIGFWLDNWITGLMVGIPLGLLCALLIMSRRAERAAYAQIEGKAGAAGAALSSLKKGWIFDEQPASVNPRTQDVVFRAIGKPGIVLVTEGPSTRVKGLVDAERRRLNRILPNVTVTVLETGKGEGQVPIAKVTKKMGKLKKELTKVEVSAVNKRITSMGNKLPIPKGIDPYKARPDRKASRGR; this is translated from the coding sequence ATGGCCAAAACTGACTCCACATCCAGCAACGCTGACGAGACCAAGCGTTCCCTTTTCGCGCGCAAGCCCAAAGCTGACAAGCCGAAGAAAAACAAAAAGCCCAGCCGCATCAAGCAGATGGTGGACATCTTCAAGATGACCCGCAAGTCTGACCCGATGATCACCTGGCTGATGATCGGCGCCTTCCTGCTGCCCATCGCCGTGGGCCTGGGCATCGGGTTCTGGCTGGACAACTGGATCACCGGCCTGATGGTCGGCATCCCCCTGGGTTTGCTGTGTGCACTGTTGATCATGTCCCGCCGGGCCGAGCGTGCCGCCTACGCCCAGATTGAGGGCAAGGCAGGTGCCGCCGGTGCCGCACTGAGCTCGCTGAAGAAGGGCTGGATCTTTGACGAGCAGCCCGCCTCGGTGAACCCGCGCACGCAGGATGTGGTGTTCCGCGCCATCGGCAAGCCGGGCATCGTCCTGGTCACCGAGGGTCCTTCCACCCGGGTCAAGGGCCTGGTTGATGCCGAACGACGTCGTTTGAACAGGATTCTGCCCAACGTCACCGTCACCGTGTTGGAAACCGGCAAGGGTGAGGGGCAGGTCCCGATCGCCAAGGTCACCAAGAAGATGGGCAAGCTCAAGAAGGAACTGACCAAGGTTGAGGTCAGTGCCGTCAACAAGCGCATCACCTCGATGGGCAACAAGCTGCCCATCCCCAAGGGCATCGATCCTTACAAGGCGCGCCCCGACCGCAAGGCTTCACGCGGACGCTAG
- the lipA gene encoding lipoyl synthase: MTLAPEGRKLLRIEQRNAAVPVERKPDWMKTKVSMGPEYIAMKNLVKGQGLHTVCEEAGCPNIFECWEDREATFLIGGSECTRRCDFCQIDTGKPSPIDRFEPTKVARSVVKMNLRYATVTGVARDDLADEGVWLYAETVRKIHELNPNTGVELLIPDFSGRPEHITAICESKPEVFAHNVETVPRIFKRIRPAFRYDRSLDVLTQGRDAGMVTKSNLILGMGETREEISTALQDLHDAGTDLITITQYLRPSERHLPVDRWVKPQEFLDISQEAEQIGFLGVMSGPLVRSSYRAGRLWATAMRKKGRDIPEHLAHIADGIEDSGFTRQEAASLLAAQ, from the coding sequence GTGACGTTGGCACCTGAAGGACGCAAGCTGCTGCGCATTGAACAGCGCAACGCGGCCGTCCCCGTTGAGCGCAAGCCCGACTGGATGAAGACCAAGGTTTCCATGGGCCCCGAATACATCGCCATGAAAAACCTGGTCAAGGGCCAAGGCCTGCACACCGTGTGCGAAGAGGCCGGTTGCCCGAACATTTTCGAGTGCTGGGAAGACCGTGAGGCCACGTTCCTCATTGGTGGTTCCGAGTGCACCCGCCGCTGTGACTTCTGCCAGATCGATACGGGCAAGCCGTCACCGATCGACAGGTTTGAGCCCACCAAGGTGGCCCGCTCCGTCGTGAAGATGAACCTGCGCTACGCCACCGTCACGGGTGTGGCCCGCGATGACCTCGCCGACGAGGGTGTCTGGCTTTATGCCGAGACGGTGCGCAAGATTCACGAGCTCAACCCGAACACCGGCGTGGAGTTGTTGATCCCCGACTTCTCCGGCAGACCCGAGCACATCACGGCCATCTGCGAGTCCAAGCCGGAAGTGTTCGCCCACAACGTGGAGACGGTGCCGCGGATCTTCAAGCGCATCCGCCCCGCCTTCCGCTACGACCGCTCCCTGGATGTCCTGACCCAGGGCCGCGATGCGGGCATGGTCACCAAGTCCAACCTGATCCTGGGCATGGGTGAGACCCGTGAGGAAATCTCGACCGCCCTGCAGGACCTGCACGACGCCGGGACCGACCTGATCACGATCACCCAGTACCTGCGCCCCTCCGAACGCCACCTGCCGGTGGACCGCTGGGTCAAGCCGCAAGAATTCCTGGACATCTCCCAAGAAGCAGAGCAAATTGGTTTCCTGGGCGTCATGTCCGGACCGTTGGTGCGCTCTTCCTACCGGGCCGGGCGCCTCTGGGCCACGGCCATGCGCAAGAAGGGCCGCGACATCCCCGAACACCTCGCCCACATCGCCGACGGCATCGAGGATTCCGGCTTCACCCGCCAGGAAGCCGCCTCCCTGCTCGCCGCACAATAA
- the lipB gene encoding lipoyl(octanoyl) transferase LipB, with protein MSLQFSELGFEPNFIDYIGAWEQQRERHAAVVSGAAPNSVLLLEHAAVYTAGKRTEEHERPFDGTPVVNVDRGGKLTWHGPGQLVMYPIVRLSDAHSIRAYVHALEDIIIEVLAHFGVDGVRVDGRAGIWLLADAKGGDRKIAAIGIRVHDGVTMHGIAINANNSLAPYTQIIACGIQDAGTTTLAAETGRDITPRELLPVLKEATQKFLVPLITDIQPEEATTTGAVDTGRSEGALL; from the coding sequence ATGAGTCTTCAGTTTTCAGAGCTCGGATTTGAACCCAATTTCATCGACTACATCGGCGCCTGGGAACAACAGCGCGAACGCCATGCTGCTGTTGTTTCCGGCGCCGCACCCAACTCTGTGCTGCTGCTGGAACACGCCGCTGTGTACACGGCCGGTAAACGCACGGAAGAGCATGAACGCCCCTTCGACGGAACACCCGTCGTCAATGTTGACCGCGGCGGCAAGCTGACATGGCACGGCCCCGGCCAGCTGGTCATGTACCCCATCGTACGTTTGTCGGATGCCCACAGCATCAGGGCCTATGTACACGCCCTCGAAGACATCATCATCGAGGTGCTGGCCCATTTTGGCGTCGACGGCGTACGCGTCGACGGCCGGGCAGGCATCTGGCTGTTGGCGGATGCCAAGGGTGGGGACCGCAAGATTGCCGCCATCGGCATCAGGGTCCACGACGGCGTGACGATGCACGGTATCGCCATCAACGCCAACAACAGCCTGGCCCCCTACACCCAAATTATTGCGTGCGGCATCCAAGATGCGGGCACCACGACCTTGGCGGCCGAGACGGGCCGCGACATCACCCCCCGGGAACTGTTGCCGGTGCTCAAAGAAGCCACCCAGAAGTTCCTTGTACCCCTGATCACCGACATTCAGCCTGAAGAGGCAACAACCACCGGTGCCGTTGATACGGGCCGGTCAGAAGGAGCACTGCTGTGA
- a CDS encoding serine/threonine-protein kinase: protein METFDSQALPDRPPDIPGYDAVRCLGSGAQGQVWLMGPHNGSSPVAAKFLAPPAGAGPDDMNTVAARHNETQITHEWRVLTQFRHEHLIAVHRLVQDSNGGQVLLMDFAAGGSLSQIIQARGPLTVGETVTVLTPMGQVLAFLHGRGAIHGDISPGNILLSAAGKPYLADFGFGRLLGQEAGAPTGTPGFHCPQDASRDEAADVFALAAIGWFALTGRTAPPTRERLPLGTFARDVPAELVAALEAGLNENPAQRPSAAAFAQAVFRSSPAEALALGNAVHPSIVPQLPTRHAPVGRGGRKIRRSWRRRVRAHEAHPRQALLRQARRRQEPARGGWWRLPNYFAPRQPGRLAHLWASGPQPAGRAGRAGRAGRGGKRIAIAILAAGSTAVVAAVLVAAMVFGGSWAGFGSGETPQGTATESHGVPAVEADMAWAAGLPAEIQRGLTAVEPVAALHALAWVRSYALSNANQALIDMVNAPGSAALGADSTIVQELVDRAHTLTGLEMKVSQASTTSSLTASGTSSAGTRSQGGALPTAGATATVQATITTSAFAEQDQAGVLVHHQSEEQVQELEIVMANIGVRWRIQQIQSTGTQ, encoded by the coding sequence ATGGAGACTTTTGACTCGCAGGCGCTGCCGGACCGGCCTCCGGACATCCCCGGCTACGATGCTGTGCGCTGCTTGGGAAGCGGCGCCCAGGGCCAGGTTTGGTTGATGGGCCCGCACAATGGTTCGTCGCCGGTCGCGGCCAAGTTTTTGGCACCTCCAGCAGGTGCCGGCCCAGACGACATGAACACCGTAGCGGCACGTCACAATGAAACTCAGATCACACACGAATGGCGGGTGCTGACACAGTTTCGGCACGAGCACCTTATCGCCGTGCACCGGCTCGTGCAGGATTCCAACGGCGGGCAGGTGCTCCTCATGGACTTTGCCGCCGGCGGTTCCCTGAGCCAGATCATCCAGGCCAGGGGGCCTCTCACGGTGGGGGAGACCGTCACCGTGCTCACGCCCATGGGGCAGGTTTTGGCGTTCCTGCACGGGCGAGGCGCCATCCATGGGGACATTTCACCCGGAAATATTTTGCTCAGCGCCGCCGGGAAGCCATATCTGGCCGACTTTGGTTTCGGCCGACTACTTGGACAGGAGGCGGGCGCGCCCACAGGGACGCCCGGATTCCACTGCCCCCAGGACGCCTCGCGTGACGAGGCAGCGGACGTGTTCGCCTTGGCCGCCATCGGGTGGTTCGCCCTGACAGGACGGACCGCCCCACCCACGCGCGAGCGACTGCCCCTTGGGACTTTTGCCAGGGACGTGCCCGCTGAGCTGGTCGCCGCCCTGGAGGCCGGGCTCAATGAAAACCCGGCCCAACGGCCCTCCGCGGCAGCCTTCGCCCAAGCGGTCTTTCGCAGCTCCCCGGCAGAGGCGCTGGCGTTGGGGAACGCTGTCCACCCAAGCATCGTGCCCCAACTGCCAACCCGGCATGCCCCTGTCGGTCGGGGTGGCCGCAAGATCCGGCGGTCGTGGCGCCGTCGGGTCCGTGCCCATGAGGCACATCCCCGACAGGCGCTTCTCCGACAGGCACGACGGCGGCAAGAGCCCGCCCGAGGTGGGTGGTGGCGGCTGCCAAACTACTTCGCACCCCGCCAACCCGGAAGGCTGGCGCATTTGTGGGCCAGCGGGCCACAGCCTGCCGGTCGTGCCGGTCGTGCCGGTCGGGCCGGCCGTGGCGGCAAGAGAATCGCCATTGCCATCCTTGCCGCCGGCTCCACAGCGGTGGTGGCAGCGGTGCTGGTGGCGGCGATGGTGTTTGGCGGAAGCTGGGCAGGGTTCGGTTCCGGCGAGACCCCACAGGGAACGGCCACGGAATCTCACGGTGTGCCCGCTGTGGAAGCAGACATGGCCTGGGCGGCGGGGCTGCCGGCAGAAATTCAGCGGGGCCTCACCGCAGTGGAGCCGGTGGCTGCACTGCATGCCTTGGCCTGGGTTCGCAGCTACGCCCTGTCCAATGCCAACCAGGCACTCATCGACATGGTCAACGCCCCGGGATCCGCAGCGCTCGGAGCAGACAGCACTATCGTGCAGGAACTCGTGGACCGCGCCCACACCCTGACGGGCCTGGAGATGAAAGTATCGCAGGCGAGCACTACAAGCAGTCTGACCGCATCCGGCACCAGTTCTGCCGGAACGCGGTCCCAGGGAGGTGCACTGCCCACGGCCGGTGCCACCGCTACGGTGCAGGCCACCATTACAACCAGTGCCTTCGCGGAACAGGATCAGGCCGGGGTGCTGGTCCATCACCAAAGTGAGGAACAGGTTCAGGAACTGGAGATTGTCATGGCCAATATCGGTGTCCGGTGGCGGATTCAGCAGATCCAATCAACCGGCACGCAATAA
- a CDS encoding OsmC family peroxiredoxin: MATTRNAHAGWVGDLPTGAGQVTLDSSELGTFDITWKARTETAEGKTSPEELIAAAHSSCFAMAFSHELAGAGHAAEYVNTSAAVTFVPGTGITGSHLTLAAKIPGISQEDFETIANAAKAGCPVSAALAGVEITLEATLEA, translated from the coding sequence ATGGCAACAACTCGCAACGCCCATGCAGGCTGGGTCGGAGACCTTCCAACAGGTGCCGGTCAGGTCACCTTGGACAGCTCTGAACTTGGCACCTTTGACATCACCTGGAAGGCTCGCACCGAGACCGCCGAAGGCAAGACCAGCCCCGAAGAGCTCATCGCAGCAGCGCACTCTTCATGCTTCGCCATGGCCTTCTCCCACGAACTGGCCGGCGCCGGCCACGCTGCCGAATACGTCAACACCAGCGCCGCAGTCACGTTCGTGCCCGGCACCGGCATCACCGGCAGCCACCTGACACTGGCTGCCAAGATTCCCGGCATCAGCCAGGAGGACTTCGAGACGATCGCCAATGCTGCAAAGGCCGGTTGCCCGGTTTCGGCAGCACTTGCCGGCGTTGAAATCACACTCGAGGCAACGCTGGAGGCATAG
- a CDS encoding VOC family protein, giving the protein MIRLATIVINTENPATLANFWTAFMCTEVESTAPGFTWLKAVHGGPRIALQEVMYPSEGPRRLHMDFATDDVDTEVARAISLGATRLEEHTFPDFRWVVLADPDGNEFCIAPDHG; this is encoded by the coding sequence ATGATCAGGCTCGCCACGATAGTCATCAATACCGAAAATCCGGCCACTTTGGCAAACTTTTGGACCGCGTTTATGTGCACCGAAGTGGAGTCCACTGCGCCGGGATTCACCTGGTTGAAGGCGGTGCATGGCGGACCTCGCATTGCGCTGCAGGAAGTCATGTATCCATCTGAAGGGCCGCGCCGCCTGCACATGGACTTTGCAACCGATGACGTGGACACCGAAGTGGCGCGGGCCATTTCGCTCGGTGCCACCCGCCTCGAGGAGCACACCTTCCCCGACTTTCGCTGGGTGGTGCTGGCGGATCCCGATGGCAACGAGTTCTGCATCGCCCCAGACCACGGTTAG
- the sucB gene encoding 2-oxoglutarate dehydrogenase, E2 component, dihydrolipoamide succinyltransferase, whose amino-acid sequence MSESVNLPALGESVTEGTVTRWLKQVGDRVEVDEPLLEVSTDKVDTEIPSPFAGILEEILVPEDETAEVGAALARIGTGAAAPAEAPAAPATVAEAPATPEAAPAPVAEAPAAAPAASEAPAGDAHELVLPALGESVTEGTVTRWLKAVGDSIEIDEPLLEVSTDKVDTEIPSPVAGVLLEIRVPEDETAEVGGVLALIGAAGSAAPAAPAPAAAPAPVAAPAPAAPPAAPAPVAAPAPAAAPAAPAPVAAPAPVAAPAAPAPVAAPAAPAAGAESNYVTPLVRKLANQQGVDIATVTGTGVGGRIRKQDVVAAAEAAKAVAAPAPAAAGASAPKAAPAVVPSSLRGTTVKAPRIRQVIARRMRESLEASTQLTQVHEIDMTRIVKLRNQAKGPFQAVNGTKLTFLPFIAKAVTEALKQHPKVNGEYNEETQEITYHNAEHLAIAVDTDKGLLVPVISNAGDLNLAGLAGKIADVASRTRSGKIGPDELSGGTFSITNIGSVGALFDTPIINQPNVAILGTGAIVKRAVVVADADGDDTIAIRHMMYLCLTYDHRLVDGADAGRFLQTLKVRLEDGAFEADLGL is encoded by the coding sequence ATGTCTGAATCCGTGAACTTGCCCGCCTTGGGTGAAAGCGTCACTGAAGGCACCGTCACACGGTGGCTCAAGCAGGTTGGGGACCGCGTCGAAGTCGACGAGCCCTTACTGGAAGTTTCCACCGACAAGGTTGACACCGAGATCCCGTCGCCCTTCGCCGGCATCCTGGAGGAAATCCTGGTACCCGAAGATGAGACCGCAGAAGTAGGCGCCGCCTTGGCACGCATCGGCACCGGAGCTGCTGCTCCCGCCGAGGCCCCTGCCGCACCGGCAACTGTCGCCGAAGCGCCTGCTACCCCGGAGGCTGCACCTGCCCCTGTTGCCGAGGCACCCGCCGCGGCTCCGGCTGCTTCCGAGGCACCGGCCGGCGATGCGCACGAACTCGTGCTGCCCGCCCTCGGCGAGTCCGTCACCGAAGGCACCGTCACCCGCTGGCTGAAGGCTGTTGGCGACTCCATCGAGATCGACGAGCCGCTGCTTGAAGTGTCCACCGACAAGGTCGACACCGAGATCCCCTCCCCCGTGGCGGGCGTCCTGCTGGAAATCCGCGTCCCCGAGGACGAGACCGCAGAAGTGGGTGGCGTCCTGGCATTGATCGGTGCCGCCGGCTCAGCTGCCCCTGCCGCTCCGGCACCCGCGGCCGCTCCCGCACCAGTTGCAGCACCGGCACCCGCTGCACCCCCGGCCGCTCCCGCACCAGTTGCTGCTCCGGCACCCGCAGCTGCCCCGGCCGCTCCCGCACCGGTTGCAGCACCGGCTCCCGTTGCAGCCCCGGCTGCGCCGGCACCCGTTGCAGCACCCGCAGCCCCCGCCGCAGGTGCCGAGTCCAACTACGTGACCCCGTTGGTGCGCAAGCTTGCCAACCAGCAGGGCGTTGACATCGCCACCGTCACCGGCACCGGTGTTGGCGGACGCATCCGCAAGCAGGATGTTGTTGCAGCAGCAGAGGCCGCCAAGGCCGTTGCCGCACCGGCCCCCGCAGCTGCTGGCGCTTCGGCACCCAAGGCCGCTCCCGCCGTCGTCCCGTCTTCATTGCGCGGCACCACGGTCAAGGCACCCCGCATCCGCCAGGTCATCGCCCGCCGCATGCGCGAGTCGCTGGAAGCCTCCACGCAGCTCACGCAGGTACACGAGATCGACATGACGCGCATCGTCAAGCTGCGCAACCAGGCTAAGGGACCGTTCCAGGCTGTCAACGGCACCAAGCTGACGTTCCTGCCGTTCATTGCCAAGGCTGTGACCGAGGCGCTCAAGCAGCACCCCAAGGTCAATGGTGAGTACAACGAGGAAACTCAGGAAATCACCTACCACAACGCCGAGCACCTCGCGATTGCCGTGGACACCGACAAGGGCCTGCTGGTTCCCGTCATCTCCAACGCGGGCGATCTGAACCTGGCCGGCCTGGCCGGCAAGATTGCCGATGTTGCCTCACGCACCCGCAGCGGCAAGATCGGTCCGGACGAGCTCTCCGGCGGCACGTTCTCCATCACGAACATCGGCTCCGTCGGCGCCCTGTTCGACACCCCCATCATCAACCAGCCCAACGTTGCCATCCTGGGCACCGGCGCGATCGTCAAGCGCGCAGTGGTTGTTGCTGACGCTGACGGCGATGACACCATCGCCATCCGTCACATGATGTACCTGTGCCTGACGTACGACCACCGCCTGGTGGACGGCGCGGACGCCGGCCGCTTCCTGCAGACCTTGAAGGTCCGCCTGGAAGATGGCGCGTTTGAGGCTGATCTGGGCCTGTAA